A single genomic interval of Corvus cornix cornix isolate S_Up_H32 chromosome 1, ASM73873v5, whole genome shotgun sequence harbors:
- the TMEM45A gene encoding transmembrane protein 45A, with translation MGNFKGHALPGSFFLLFGLWWSVKYPLKYACRKNKSACYLGSRAGFQRLEFVEGIVKAIFALIGMVAEQFVPDGPHLKLYNYEKKHWDHLMNWQHATMYLFYGISGLVDIVAHGTNALPAAMDRMMLSLAVFIEGFLFCYHLHGRTMLDVHVHQLLLFAIFGAAACIFLEVFFRGSIVLEMLRTSLCILQGSWFWQIGFVLYPPNGSPEWNQTDHTNMMFLTMCYCWHYAFAFLILAVNYTIVSWAVRSKVKQSQSMEMGLLKTSERDHESEEEI, from the exons ATGGGCAATTTCAAAGGGCATGCCCTCCCTggaagctttttccttctttttggtTTATGGTGGTCAGTGAAGTATCCACTGAAGTACGCCTGTCGAAAAAACAAGAGCGCTTGCTACCTTGGCTCCAGGGCAGGATTCCAGCGCCTGGAGTTTGTTGAGGGCATCGTCAAAGCTATCTTTGCCCTCATTG GAATGGTGGCTGAGCAGTTTGTTCCTGATGGACCTCATCTGAAGCTGTACAACTATGAGAAGAAGCACTGGGATCACTTGATGAACTGGCAACATGCCACCATGTACCTCTTCTATGGCATTTCAGGGCTGGTGGACATCGTGGCGCATGGGACCAATGCACTGCCAGCGGCCATGGACAGGATGATGCTTTCCTTAGCAGTCTTTATTGAAG GTTTTCTCTTCTGCTACCATCTCCATGGGAGAACCATGCTGGATGTTCATGTTCATCAGTTACTGCTATTTGCTATctttggagctgctgcctgcataTTTCTGGAAGTTTTCTTCCGTGGCAGTATTGTGCTAGAGATGCTCCGTACAAGCCTCTGCATATTACAAGGCAGCTGGTTCTGGCAG ATTGGCTTTGTGCTTTATCCTCCAAATGGGAGCCCAGAGTGGAATCAGACGGATCATACTAACATGATGTTCCTGACTATGTGCTATTGCTGGCATTACgcctttgcttttcttataCTTGCAGTGAATTACACAATTGTCAGCTG GGCAGTTCGCTCGAAGGTTAAACAGTCCCAGTCCATGGAAATGGGTTTACTGAAAACATCTGAACGGGATCATGAgtcagaagaagaaatttag